A genome region from uncultured Roseibium sp. includes the following:
- the hpt gene encoding hypoxanthine phosphoribosyltransferase, whose product MTVTINTLFDEDTIAARVDALAREIADMRPERLLVVAVLKGSFIFAADLVRAMHRAGLTPEMEFMHLSSYGAGTEGAEVRILRDVESDVNGRDIILVDDILESGRTLSFAKERLAKRGARSVRIAALLDKPENRKAAISADYVGFICPDKFVVGYGMDMGHAWRQLPFIGYVVPDDEMSAGETRGE is encoded by the coding sequence ATGACTGTCACTATAAACACGCTCTTTGACGAAGACACCATCGCCGCCAGGGTCGATGCCCTTGCCAGAGAGATCGCGGATATGCGGCCGGAACGCCTTCTGGTGGTGGCGGTGCTGAAGGGAAGTTTCATATTCGCCGCGGATCTTGTCCGGGCGATGCACCGTGCGGGACTGACGCCGGAGATGGAGTTCATGCACCTGTCGAGTTACGGCGCCGGCACGGAAGGGGCCGAAGTTCGTATTTTGCGGGATGTGGAAAGCGACGTTAACGGGCGGGATATAATATTGGTGGATGATATCCTGGAATCCGGACGGACCCTGAGCTTCGCCAAGGAGCGGCTTGCGAAGCGCGGTGCCCGATCGGTACGGATCGCGGCGCTTCTGGACAAGCCGGAAAACCGCAAAGCCGCCATTTCCGCGGATTATGTCGGGTTTATCTGTCCCGACAAATTCGTCGTCGGTTATGGCATGGATATGGGGCATGCGTGGCGGCAGTTGCCGTTTATCGGATATGTCGTTCCGGACGATGAAATGTCGGCCGGTGAAACCAGAGGAGAGTGA
- a CDS encoding response regulator: protein MARVLLTEDDEAVRSFVKRALELDGHNVKAVEDGGEAVEVLTREKGEFDLLLSDIKMPVMDGIALALHTARDWPDMPILLMTGFADQRERANGLDELVHDVVTKPFSLADIRRAVREALSGAAHEETRYYA, encoded by the coding sequence ATGGCTCGCGTCCTTCTGACGGAAGATGACGAAGCCGTCCGGAGCTTTGTAAAAAGGGCTCTGGAACTGGATGGCCATAATGTGAAAGCCGTTGAAGACGGTGGCGAGGCGGTCGAAGTCCTCACCCGGGAGAAGGGGGAGTTCGATCTGCTCCTGTCGGATATCAAGATGCCGGTCATGGACGGGATTGCGCTGGCGCTGCATACGGCGCGCGACTGGCCGGATATGCCGATCCTCCTGATGACGGGCTTTGCCGATCAGCGCGAGCGGGCGAACGGTCTCGACGAACTCGTTCACGACGTGGTGACCAAGCCGTTTTCTCTTGCCGATATCCGCCGCGCGGTGCGCGAGGCGCTGTCCGGTGCGGCACACGAGGAAACCCGCTACTACGCTTGA